CGTTTGTAAGTGTCGGCACGAAAGAAGTCTCAGAACTTACATTAGGAGAATTGCCCTTGCAGCTTTCTTTTGATACTTCGGCAGTAAAAACAAACGGAACAAAGATTTTTAAAATGCTCAAAGAAGGTAATGTTGCCGGGAAAGAGCGTGTCAGTATCACTTCCGAAAATGGCTGGGCAATGGCATATCGTACTGATAGCAACGGAAGGATTAAATTCAATCCGCTTTGGAAAGGAAATTATCTGCTTGAGTTTTCGTGGTCAAACAAAGAAGAGGGCGACCACAATGGGAAATCGTACAAAATGAATTATCAAACCATCAATTATTTAATTAAAGTGAAGTGATCCGTTTTTAAACGTTATTAGTTATTTTAAACTATAATTCAGTTATATAGGATATGAAAAAACAACTCTTTTTGGTATTTTTATGGGTGTTTGCTTTTGCAAATGCACAACAAAACACTTTCCACACTGCTGATTTTTGGAAGTTAAACCCCACAGTTGAACAGGTAAAACAAAAAATTGCAGAAGGCAACAGCCCTACTTCATTAAACGAACGTGCTTATGATGCCGTTTCAATGGCAATTATTAACGATGCTTCCTTAGAAGTAATTTCATATTTGCTATCGTTAGAGGGCAACGATGTACATAAACGTACTCACGACAAACGTACCTATCTGTTTTGGGCAGCTATGAAGGGGAATTTACCTTTAGCTGAGAAACTTATAAAATTAGGAGCAGATGTAAACCTATACGACTCACACCTATACAACCCCATTTTGTTTGCCGCAGCCCGTGGAACAGACAATCAACCTGTAATTGAGCTACTTATTAAAAACGGAGCAGATATTAACTATCGTAACGAGCAAGGGGCTAATGCTTTGCTTTTAGCTATCGGTAATATGAAAGACATAAAAGAAGCTGACTTTTTTATCAAAAAAGGATTATCCTTAAAAAGTACTGACCACAACGGAAACAACGCTGCATTTTATGCCGCTCGTTCAGGAAATGAAACTCTTGTTAAGCAACTTAAAAAACGAAAAATAAATATCAAAGCCCTGAATAAAAAAGGAGAAAACCTAATGTTTGCTGCTGCACAAGGTGCACGAATGAAAACCAACACCCTTGACTTTTTTCAATTTTTAGAAAAACAAGGTATTTCTCCAAACCAGCCTAACAATGAAGGAATAACCCCCTTAATGATTGTTGCTTCATCAAATAAAAATTTAGAGGTGATTGATTACTTCATCAAAAAAGGCAATGATGTAAATCAGGTAGATAAAGAAGGAAACACTCCTCTGATGTGGGCAGCCTTGCGCAACTCTCGCGAAGTGGTGGTAACACTTACTCAACATTGCAAAAATATCGACACTCAAAATAATGAAGGCTTTTCTGCCCTTACCCAAGCCGTGCGCGGCAACACCCCTGAAGTGGTAAAATTTTTGCTTGAAAAAGGAGCTGATGTAACAATTAAAGATAAAAATCAAAACACATTGGCATATCATTTGTTGGATAATTTCTCGCCTCGAAATCTGAAAGCTTTTGAACAAAAATGGAAACTTTTATCCGACGCAGGTTTGGATTGGACTGCCTTACAGGCTGGGAACAACACCCTGTACCACATCGCTGTAGAAAAAAGCAATACCGATTTAGTACAGAAAGTAAGTAACGTTAACAATTCTATAAACACTAAAAATGACGAAGGTTTAACGCCACTTCAAAAAGCAGCAATGACGGCAAAAAATACTGACCTATTACATTTATTACTTAAATTAGGAGCAGACAAATCCGTTACCACTGATTTTGGAGAAACTGTTTTAGAACTTGCTCAAGAAAATGAGTTTTTAAATCAGCACAACCTTGATTTCTTGAGAGATTAAACGATTTAAGTTAATTAAAAGATTAAAAAAGACATAAAAATATGAATTTAAAAAAGATATTATTGGCATTGGTAGTGGTTTTGACAGTATTTTCATTTACAAGCCAACAGCCTTCAACGAAATATAAATGTATGATTCAACTGACCAACTATCAGGGTGAGGGCGCTTACATCGTGGTGTCGCTACTCGACCCTAACGGAGCTTATGTAAAAACTTTGCAAGTATTGGGTGACGACCCCGAATGGTATAGTGATTTACCCGAATGGTGGAAATTTTACGGAAAACGAGAAACCATTGATGCCATTACTGGAGCAACCATCAGCGGCGGACAAAGAGCCATAAAAATTATTGAAATTGATGACGACAAACTTAACAAAGGCTACAAATTGCGTTTTGAAACAGCTGTGGAAGACCAAAAATACTACGCCAAAGATGTAGAGTTTGAACTCACTACCGAAAATCTAAAAGGGAAAATAGAAGGAAATGGATACATCCGTTATGTACGAATGATACCTAATTAGATATCATTTTGAGTTCTCTAGACATCAAGTTTTAACAACGAACTAACACATTTATTTTTAATAACCTCAGGTTTTTTAGTACCTTTGTCCCTTAATTTTTATCAAAAAATATATGAAAAGAAAAGTAATTAAATTATTTCTCCCATTAGGATTGTTGTTATTCTTGAGCTCTTGTTCACCGAAAATTACAGGAACTTGGCAAGTAAGTAGGTATGAAACCTATACTCCCGAAAAACAAGGGGTTATTTTGAGTAACATCGGAACCATAAAATTAGACCGAGACGGCTCAGGCGAACAGCACTTAACCTACAGCATCTTTGGGGTTACTCACAATGAAAAATCGCCACTTAGTTGGAAAAGAAAAGGAAGGAGGGTTGTCATTGGAGGAAATTACAGCGAATTTGCCCGAACTTGGAAAATCACCCAAAGCAAAAGGAAAACCCAAAAATGGGAAACTTCAGAGGGCGAACGCATACAAAAACTTGAACTCAAAAGATAATCAATCTTAGCGATAGAAGATTGATTTAATTTGACTTATATAGCTTTCTGATTTTTAGATATGATTTTTTCCCTTTGGAGGTACGCTCATTTGGCACTGGCTTTGGTGGCTTCATTTTTTATTTTCATAGCTTCGGCAACAGGTATTATTTTAGCCATAGAACCGATTGAAAATCAACTAAAACCACTAAAATCAGCTGAATTTGAAAACACGCTTTTGAGCCAAACCCTACAAGCGGTCAAAAATAAATATCCTGAAACAGTTCGTTTAGAGGTAGAACATAGTGGTTTTGTGCTTATTGAAACCATAAATGAACAAGGCGAAAACGAAACCTTTTACATTCACCCCAAAACCGCAGAAAAAATAGGAAGCTCAAGCCCTAAAAAGCCTTTATACCAGTTCGCTACCACTCTGCATCGCTCTTTATTTATGGGTAGTGTAGGTCGGGTTATTATGGCAATTACTTCGCTTCTACTACTTTTAATAGCTCTTACGGGGATTTGGCTAATTATTAAACGTCAAAAACATTGGTGGCGTTTTTTTCATAAGGTAATCAAAGACGGTTTCTACCCTTACTATCACGTGATTTTGGGTAGATGGACGCTTATTCCTATTGTTATTATTTCTTTTACAGGGATTTATCTTTCAATCGAAAAATTTTCGTGGCTACCTGATGCCTCCCCAAAACACCATTTTAATCCCCCACAAGAAAACTTATCAAAAGCCGAGCAAGAAATGGGAGCTTTCGACAAACCGCTCTCACAAGTCAAGCAATTGGAATTTCCGTTTTCTGATGACCCCGAAGACTATTTTACCCTACAACTAACTCATAAAGAGTTACTGATTCACCCCCTTTCTGGCGAAATCATCAGCGAATATGATTATCCGTTAACCAAAATGATATCGTATTATAGCTTTATTTTACACACAGGTCAAGGGAACATTTTTTGGGCTATAATACTCATTTTTACTTGCTTCGGATTACTATTTTTTATGTACTCTGGGTTTGCCATCACTTTAAAACGAAAAAATACCGCAATAAAAAACCTTTACAAAAAGGAAGATTGTCCATATCTAATTTTGGTAGGCTCGGAAAGTGGCTTTACCCTTGCTTTCGCTGATTTATTGCACCAATCCCTTTTAAAACAAGGCAAAAAATCATTTCTTACCACAATGAATGCTTATACACCTTACCCAAAAATGAAGCATTTGGTGATGATGACTTCTACTTATGGGCAGGGTGATGCTCCTTCTAATGCAAATAAATTTGAAGACATTTTCGAAAAACATCCGCCGATGGCTGATTTTTCATTTGCCGTGGTGGGATTTGGCTCGTATGCCTATCCTGATTTTTGCAAATTTGCTTTTCAAACAGAAATTTTATTAAGAAAACTACCTAATGCTCAAGCTCTTTTACCTATTTATACCATAAATAATCAATCGTTTGAAGATTTTACGCAATGGGTAAATTTGTGGGCGGAGAAACATCAAATTTCGCTTACTATTGAAGCCAATAACTTACAAAGAAAAAAACACAAACAACAGCTTTTCAAAGTAGTTCAAAAATCAGTTATCAATCAAGACGATACATTTTTAATCACATTGAAAATTATTGGCAATAAAAGTTTCCAATCAGGTGATTTATTAGGAATTACTAGTGATGTTGACCAACGTGAACGATTATATTCTATCGGAAAAATTTCTAAAAAAAACATTTTGCTCAGTATCAAAAAACACGAGAAAGGACTGATTTCAAATTTACTATACACCACAACAAACATAGGCGATATCCTAAAAGCTCGTATTATAAAAAACACATCGTTTCACTTCCCACATCGAACTACAAAAGTAATGTGTATTGCCACTGGTACAGGAATCGCTCCTTTTTTAGGAATGATGACTCATCGCCCGAAAGCCGAGCTATACTTATTTTGGGGTGGAAAAACCCAAAAGTCTTTCGAAATTTATCGTCCTTGGATAAGCAGTAAAATATTTTGCGAATTTGCCTTTTCACAAAATACTCCAAAACAATACGTACAAGACTTA
This genomic window from Capnocytophaga canimorsus contains:
- a CDS encoding ankyrin repeat domain-containing protein, with amino-acid sequence MKKQLFLVFLWVFAFANAQQNTFHTADFWKLNPTVEQVKQKIAEGNSPTSLNERAYDAVSMAIINDASLEVISYLLSLEGNDVHKRTHDKRTYLFWAAMKGNLPLAEKLIKLGADVNLYDSHLYNPILFAAARGTDNQPVIELLIKNGADINYRNEQGANALLLAIGNMKDIKEADFFIKKGLSLKSTDHNGNNAAFYAARSGNETLVKQLKKRKINIKALNKKGENLMFAAAQGARMKTNTLDFFQFLEKQGISPNQPNNEGITPLMIVASSNKNLEVIDYFIKKGNDVNQVDKEGNTPLMWAALRNSREVVVTLTQHCKNIDTQNNEGFSALTQAVRGNTPEVVKFLLEKGADVTIKDKNQNTLAYHLLDNFSPRNLKAFEQKWKLLSDAGLDWTALQAGNNTLYHIAVEKSNTDLVQKVSNVNNSINTKNDEGLTPLQKAAMTAKNTDLLHLLLKLGADKSVTTDFGETVLELAQENEFLNQHNLDFLRD
- a CDS encoding DUF2271 domain-containing protein — protein: MNLKKILLALVVVLTVFSFTSQQPSTKYKCMIQLTNYQGEGAYIVVSLLDPNGAYVKTLQVLGDDPEWYSDLPEWWKFYGKRETIDAITGATISGGQRAIKIIEIDDDKLNKGYKLRFETAVEDQKYYAKDVEFELTTENLKGKIEGNGYIRYVRMIPN
- a CDS encoding PepSY domain-containing protein, coding for MIFSLWRYAHLALALVASFFIFIASATGIILAIEPIENQLKPLKSAEFENTLLSQTLQAVKNKYPETVRLEVEHSGFVLIETINEQGENETFYIHPKTAEKIGSSSPKKPLYQFATTLHRSLFMGSVGRVIMAITSLLLLLIALTGIWLIIKRQKHWWRFFHKVIKDGFYPYYHVILGRWTLIPIVIISFTGIYLSIEKFSWLPDASPKHHFNPPQENLSKAEQEMGAFDKPLSQVKQLEFPFSDDPEDYFTLQLTHKELLIHPLSGEIISEYDYPLTKMISYYSFILHTGQGNIFWAIILIFTCFGLLFFMYSGFAITLKRKNTAIKNLYKKEDCPYLILVGSESGFTLAFADLLHQSLLKQGKKSFLTTMNAYTPYPKMKHLVMMTSTYGQGDAPSNANKFEDIFEKHPPMADFSFAVVGFGSYAYPDFCKFAFQTEILLRKLPNAQALLPIYTINNQSFEDFTQWVNLWAEKHQISLTIEANNLQRKKHKQQLFKVVQKSVINQDDTFLITLKIIGNKSFQSGDLLGITSDVDQRERLYSIGKISKKNILLSIKKHEKGLISNLLYTTTNIGDILKARIIKNTSFHFPHRTTKVMCIATGTGIAPFLGMMTHRPKAELYLFWGGKTQKSFEIYRPWISSKIFCEFAFSQNTPKQYVQDLISERRTLVAELLSQRGTIMICGSVAMQKEILEVLENICKNQLNKPLHHFQNRGQLRMDCY